The following proteins are encoded in a genomic region of Paraburkholderia sp. BL23I1N1:
- a CDS encoding glycosyltransferase family 2 protein produces MSDKKLISIVAGCFNERDNIAELHQRITAVMAQVPHLDYEILLIDNASTDGTVEVIREIAAQDKRLKAIVNVRNFGHIRSPYHALLLAQGDAVIGMASDLEDPPELILDFIRKWEEGFKVAIGVRRKHEERGLMPLMRKAYYALITRISEVEQVQNFTGFGLYDKAVMDILRKIEDPYPYFRGLICEIGYARAEVPFDKPVRKRGISKGTFLVYLDSALLGIVNHSKAPLRLATMIGIAMSGLSFLTGIYYFVRKLLAWSEFQMGIAPLAIGLFFFMGMLFLLMGLLGEYVGLLVTHTVKRPMVVERERINFD; encoded by the coding sequence ATGAGCGACAAGAAACTAATTAGTATCGTTGCCGGCTGCTTCAACGAGCGCGACAACATCGCCGAACTCCATCAGCGCATTACTGCTGTGATGGCGCAGGTGCCACATCTCGACTACGAAATCCTGCTGATCGACAATGCGTCGACCGACGGCACCGTTGAAGTCATCCGGGAAATCGCCGCACAAGACAAGCGTCTGAAGGCGATCGTCAACGTCCGCAACTTTGGCCACATCCGCTCGCCGTATCACGCGCTGCTGCTCGCGCAAGGCGACGCCGTGATCGGCATGGCGTCGGACCTCGAAGATCCGCCTGAACTGATCCTCGATTTCATCCGCAAGTGGGAAGAAGGTTTCAAGGTGGCGATCGGCGTGCGCCGTAAGCACGAAGAGCGCGGCCTGATGCCGCTGATGCGCAAGGCCTACTACGCGCTGATCACGCGCATTTCGGAAGTCGAACAGGTGCAGAACTTCACCGGCTTCGGTCTGTACGACAAGGCAGTAATGGACATTCTGCGCAAGATCGAAGACCCGTATCCGTATTTCCGCGGCCTGATCTGCGAAATCGGCTACGCACGCGCCGAAGTGCCGTTCGACAAGCCGGTGCGCAAGCGCGGCATTTCGAAGGGGACGTTCCTCGTCTATCTCGACAGTGCGCTGCTCGGCATTGTCAACCACTCGAAAGCGCCGCTGCGTCTTGCGACGATGATCGGCATTGCGATGAGCGGCCTCAGCTTCCTGACCGGCATCTACTACTTCGTGCGCAAGCTGCTGGCGTGGAGCGAATTCCAGATGGGTATCGCGCCGCTCGCGATCGGCTTGTTCTTCTTCATGGGCATGTTGTTCCTGCTGATGGGGCTGCTCGGCGAATACGTTGGCCTGCTGGTCACCCACACAGTGAAGCGGCCGATGGTGGTCGAGCGCGAACGCATCAACTTTGACTGA
- a CDS encoding GtrA family protein, protein MLNKLKAVFTGDRESRKKMLRYLLVGGLNTAFGYFATVGLYYALRPHLHIVVIGVIANVICITESFITYKLFVFNSRAPWLREYLRCYVVYGSSALIGIAGLWLLVNVLGIPFWLAQGMLMGVSVAISYAGHDRFTFKKVQRG, encoded by the coding sequence ATGCTGAACAAGCTGAAAGCGGTATTCACCGGCGACCGGGAATCGCGCAAGAAGATGTTGCGCTACCTGCTCGTGGGCGGCCTCAACACCGCCTTCGGCTACTTCGCGACCGTCGGTTTGTACTATGCGTTGCGGCCGCATCTGCACATCGTTGTGATTGGTGTGATCGCCAACGTGATCTGCATCACCGAGTCGTTCATTACGTACAAGCTCTTCGTGTTCAACTCGCGCGCCCCGTGGCTGCGCGAATATCTGCGCTGCTATGTCGTGTACGGCAGCAGCGCACTCATTGGCATCGCCGGATTATGGTTGCTCGTGAACGTCCTCGGCATTCCGTTCTGGCTTGCTCAGGGCATGCTCATGGGCGTCAGCGTGGCCATTTCCTACGCGGGTCACGACCGGTTCACTTTCAAGAAAGTACAGCGCGGATGA
- the rfbH gene encoding lipopolysaccharide biosynthesis protein RfbH, with protein sequence MNPSKEQLREQIIQLVGQFGELATRAPDFEAGVTVIPPSGKVIGARELELMVDASLDGWLTTGRFNEQFEQRLAKFIGVQHLITVNSGSSANLVAFSTLTSPKLGDRAIKPGDEVIGVAAGFPTTVNPILQFGAVPVFVDVELGTYNIDASKIEAAISPKTKAIMLAHTLGNPYNLDVIVALCKKHNLWLIEDCCDALGSTYNGKMVGTFGDIGTLSFYPAHHITMGEGGAVFTNDPDLRLIAESFRDWGRDCYCPPGKDNTCGKRFCWKLGNLPEGYDHKYTYSHLGYNLKITDMQAACGLAQLDRAAEFVEARRRNFAYLKDRLSSCAEFLILPEATPNSDPSWFGFPITLKPEAGLRRVDLLTYLDQNKIGTRLLFAGNLTRQPYMIGRNYRVSGELTNTDVIMNDTFWVGTFPGLKQPQLDYIAEKIETFLGVNF encoded by the coding sequence ATGAATCCCAGTAAAGAGCAGCTCAGAGAGCAAATTATTCAGTTGGTCGGCCAGTTCGGCGAACTCGCCACGCGCGCACCCGACTTCGAAGCCGGCGTCACGGTGATTCCGCCGTCAGGCAAGGTCATCGGCGCGCGCGAACTGGAGCTGATGGTCGACGCATCGCTAGACGGCTGGCTCACCACGGGACGCTTTAACGAACAGTTCGAGCAACGTCTCGCGAAGTTCATCGGTGTGCAGCACCTGATCACGGTCAACTCGGGTTCGTCGGCGAATCTAGTTGCGTTCTCGACGCTGACTTCGCCGAAGCTCGGCGACCGCGCGATCAAGCCGGGTGACGAAGTCATCGGCGTCGCCGCTGGCTTCCCGACGACCGTGAACCCGATCCTGCAATTCGGCGCGGTGCCGGTGTTCGTCGACGTCGAACTGGGCACGTACAATATCGACGCGTCGAAGATCGAAGCTGCGATCAGCCCGAAGACCAAGGCGATCATGCTGGCCCATACACTGGGCAATCCTTACAACCTCGACGTGATCGTCGCGCTGTGCAAAAAGCACAACCTGTGGCTGATCGAAGACTGCTGCGACGCGCTCGGTTCGACTTACAACGGCAAGATGGTCGGCACGTTCGGCGATATCGGCACGCTAAGCTTCTACCCGGCCCACCACATCACGATGGGCGAAGGCGGCGCGGTGTTCACGAACGATCCGGACCTGCGTCTGATCGCCGAATCGTTCCGCGACTGGGGCCGCGACTGCTATTGCCCGCCTGGTAAGGACAACACCTGCGGCAAGCGCTTCTGCTGGAAGCTCGGCAACCTGCCGGAAGGCTACGACCACAAGTACACGTACTCGCACCTCGGTTACAACCTGAAGATCACCGACATGCAGGCCGCCTGTGGCCTCGCGCAGCTCGACCGCGCGGCCGAGTTCGTCGAAGCGCGCCGCCGTAACTTCGCGTACCTGAAAGACCGTCTGAGCAGTTGCGCCGAATTCCTGATCCTGCCGGAAGCGACACCGAATTCGGACCCGTCGTGGTTCGGTTTTCCCATCACGCTGAAGCCGGAAGCAGGCCTGCGCCGCGTCGATCTGCTGACCTATCTCGACCAGAACAAGATCGGTACACGCCTTCTGTTCGCGGGCAATCTGACGCGCCAGCCGTACATGATCGGCCGCAATTACCGCGTGAGCGGCGAACTGACCAATACCGACGTGATCATGAACGACACGTTCTGGGTCGGCACATTCCCCGGTCTGAAGCAGCCGCAGCTCGACTACATCGCCGAGAAGATCGAAACCTTCCTCGGCGTGAATTTCTAA
- the rfbG gene encoding CDP-glucose 4,6-dehydratase — protein MNEQFWRGKRVLVTGHTGFKGGWLCLWLQQLGAEVTGYALAAPTKPSLFDTARVGEGMRSIIGDIRDLDHLVRVFDENQPEIVIHMAAQPLVRLSYKEPVETYSTNVMGTVLLLEAVRRTSSVRAVVNVTSDKCYENREWVWGYRETEPMGGFDPYSNSKGCAELVTDAYRNSYFNPHAFAEHRVALASGRAGNVIGGGDWAGDRLIPDMMRAVSACVPVQIRNPHAIRPWQHVLEPLSGYLLLAEKLHTEGTKFTGGWNFGPNDSDTQPVQWIVEHLVSRWGDGAAWQRDAAPQPHEATYLKLDCSKAKNLLGWSPRWTLSEAIDHIVEWHQAFLRNADMRALSLSQINAYQVK, from the coding sequence ATGAACGAGCAATTCTGGCGAGGCAAACGCGTTCTCGTAACCGGCCACACGGGCTTCAAGGGTGGCTGGCTTTGCTTGTGGCTGCAACAACTCGGAGCCGAGGTGACCGGTTATGCACTTGCTGCGCCGACCAAGCCGAGCCTGTTTGACACCGCGCGCGTCGGCGAAGGCATGAGGTCGATTATCGGCGACATCCGCGATCTCGATCATCTGGTGCGCGTCTTCGATGAAAACCAGCCAGAGATCGTGATTCACATGGCGGCCCAGCCGCTTGTGCGTCTGTCATACAAAGAACCAGTTGAAACCTACTCCACCAACGTGATGGGCACGGTACTTCTGCTCGAGGCGGTGCGTCGCACGTCATCGGTACGTGCAGTCGTGAACGTCACGAGTGACAAGTGTTATGAAAATCGCGAGTGGGTGTGGGGCTATCGGGAAACCGAGCCGATGGGCGGCTTCGATCCGTACAGCAACAGCAAGGGCTGCGCTGAACTGGTCACCGACGCGTACCGGAATTCGTATTTCAATCCGCATGCGTTCGCTGAACACCGTGTCGCTCTCGCCAGCGGTCGCGCCGGCAATGTGATCGGTGGCGGCGACTGGGCGGGCGACCGCCTGATTCCCGACATGATGCGTGCAGTCAGCGCCTGTGTGCCCGTGCAGATCCGCAATCCTCATGCGATCCGGCCATGGCAGCACGTCCTCGAACCGTTAAGTGGTTATCTGCTATTGGCCGAAAAACTCCATACGGAGGGCACAAAGTTCACCGGCGGCTGGAATTTCGGCCCGAACGATTCTGACACGCAACCCGTGCAATGGATCGTCGAACATCTGGTGTCCCGCTGGGGCGACGGTGCCGCCTGGCAGCGCGATGCCGCACCGCAGCCTCACGAGGCGACCTATCTGAAACTCGATTGCTCGAAGGCAAAGAACCTGCTCGGCTGGTCGCCGCGCTGGACGCTTTCCGAAGCGATCGACCACATCGTCGAGTGGCATCAGGCTTTCCTGCGAAATGCCGATATGCGCGCGCTGTCCCTTTCACAAATCAATGCCTACCAAGTCAAATGA
- the rfbF gene encoding glucose-1-phosphate cytidylyltransferase, whose product MKAVLLAGGLGTRISEETYLKPKPMIEIGGRPILWHIMKTYSAHGVNDFIVCCGYKGYVIKEYFANYFLHMSDVTFNMSDNTMEVHQNNAESWRVTLIDTGEQTQTGGRLKRVAQYLGGEDFCFTYGDGVGNVDITKLIEFHRAGGKLATLTATQPPGRFGALDVQENLIRSFQEKPHGDGAWINGGFFVLSPKVIEYIDGDDTIWERGPMERLAREGQMQAWFHSGFWQPMDTLRDKNHLEDLWNSNQAPWKVWA is encoded by the coding sequence ATGAAAGCAGTGTTGCTCGCTGGTGGCTTGGGCACCCGAATTTCCGAGGAAACCTATCTGAAGCCAAAGCCGATGATCGAAATCGGCGGCCGCCCCATCCTCTGGCACATCATGAAGACGTATTCCGCCCATGGCGTCAACGACTTCATCGTGTGCTGCGGGTATAAGGGTTACGTTATCAAGGAATACTTCGCGAACTACTTCCTGCACATGTCCGACGTCACGTTCAACATGTCCGACAACACAATGGAAGTTCACCAGAACAACGCGGAGTCGTGGCGCGTCACGCTAATCGATACCGGCGAGCAAACCCAGACCGGTGGCCGCCTGAAGCGCGTCGCGCAGTACCTCGGCGGCGAAGATTTCTGCTTTACCTATGGCGATGGTGTCGGCAACGTCGACATCACAAAGTTGATTGAATTCCACCGTGCAGGCGGCAAGCTCGCCACGCTGACCGCAACACAGCCTCCCGGCCGTTTCGGCGCGCTAGATGTGCAGGAAAACCTCATTCGCAGCTTTCAGGAAAAGCCGCACGGCGACGGCGCGTGGATCAACGGTGGTTTCTTCGTGCTGTCACCCAAGGTGATCGAATACATCGACGGCGACGACACGATCTGGGAACGCGGCCCCATGGAGCGGCTTGCGCGCGAAGGACAGATGCAGGCATGGTTCCATAGCGGTTTCTGGCAACCCATGGATACCTTGCGCGACAAGAATCACCTTGAAGATCTTTGGAACTCGAACCAGGCACCGTGGAAAGTGTGGGCATGA